TGCCGCGTCTCGTCGCCCTCCAGGCCGCCGCCGGGAGTGAACCACCAGTCGTTCGCCGGGTCGCCCGGCTCGTACCCCCGCATCAGCAGGATCCGTTCGTCCGGGTCCAGCAGCACGACCCGTGAGACCTTTCGGAAGCCGTCACCGGACACCGGTCGACACCCCTCCATCGGTCCGCCCCGTCGGCCCCGTACGCCGCGGCCTGTCCAGCCTCCGTACGACCGGCCCGTAGGCCGCGCCGCCCAGGATCAGCAGCGCCCCGAGGAGCGCCGAGCCCACCACCAGCATCACCGGCCCCGGCTTCGAGACCCCGCCGGGCAGCGCCGCGAAGCCGTCCGGGCGCTCGATCAGGCCGCCCAGCGGCCACGCCACGGCGTCGATCCGCGCCGTCACCGTCGACCTCGGCACCGACCCCTGCCCCTGGTCCTGGAGGTGCACCCGTGAGTCCAGCGACCCGCTGCGTTCGTCGCCGAGAAGGAACAGCTGTCCCTTAGGGACAGTCGCCCCGAAGCCGGTGGTCGACGCGAGCCCGCCCGGCATCTTCTGGACGTACGGTTCGTCGATCGCTTTCCCGTTGACGGTCAGGCGCCCTTCGGTGTCGCAACAGGCGACCTTGTCGCCCCCGACGCCGACGACCCGCTTCACCATCGGCATGTCGCCCCACTGCGCGTCGTTGAAGACCACGACATCGCCCCGTCGCACGTCGTCGCCGGATATCCGCTGCGCCAGGACCCGGTCACCGGCCTGCACCGTCGGATCCATCGAGTCGGTCGGCACGGTGTACGGCTGGTACTCCACCGCTCCCCAGACGAAGCCGCCGAGGAAGAGCACACAGCCGACGGCCACGGCCAGCCCCGACAGCAGATTGCCGAGGCGGCCGTGGCCGCCGTTCGTACGTCCTGTTCCGCTCATCCCAGCCGTCCCCCGTCCCGGAGAATCACCACCGCCGGATCGGCGATCTGGGACGGCACCCTACCCGGCGGTACGGCCGCGGGTCAGCCTGCGCCTGCGCCAGAACACCAGCGGTACGGCGCCGGCCACACCGAGCACGGCCGGAGCCCCCGTCGCCACCGCGGACGCCGCGCTGAGGCCCGACTGGTCGAAGGTGTCGGGCACGGGCAGCGTCGACAGCCGGTTGAGCGGCCAGGCGATGACGATCGCGCGGCCGACGACCTCGTCGGTGGAGACGGTGCCGTGACCGGGCAGCTCCTGGTGGTAGCGGGAGTCGAGCGAATTCTGCCGGTGGTCGCCCATCACCCAGATCCGGCCGTCGGGCACCGTGATCGGCCCGAAGGGCTCGTCGTCACAGGCCGTGTTCCCAGGGAAGATGTACGACTTCTCGTCGAGCGACTTCCCGTTGACCTGGACGCTGCCGCCCTTCTTGCACTCCACCGTGTCGCCGCCGACCGCGATGACCCTCTTGATGAGGTCCTTCTCCTCGGACGACGGCATGAGGCCGATGAAGCTGAGGAACTTCTGCGCCACGTTCGGCTCGGGGGCCTGCGTGCTGTCGAGCCAGCCGCCCGGGTCGTGGAAGACCACGACCTCGCCGCGCTCGGGCTCCGCGCCGAACCACGGCGTGAGCTTGTCCACGAGCACACGGTCACCACGCTGCAGGGTGTCCTGCATCGAGTCCGAGGGGATCGAGAACGCCTGCACCAGGAAGGTCTTGATCAGCAGCGCGAGCAGCAGCGCGATACCGATCAGCAGAGGCAGTTCCTTCCAGAAGGAGCGCTGCTTCTTCACGCCCGTGGCCCCGTCGTCACCGGGGTCGCCGTCCGGCTGCTCCATCACCTGGTCCCGCATGTCTGCGGACACGCCTGCGGATGGGGTCTCCGCGGCGGAACCGGCAGGACCGAGGGGAGGCTCGGCAAGCTGCTCGGGCCTGTCCTCGGGCTCACCGTGTCCGGATCGTGCGCCGACGGCCAAATCCCCCACATCCACTCCTCACTCCGTGCAACTGCCCGCTCCGGAGACGGAGCAGGCCCACTACTCCCATAACGAGCGGGAGTTCCGCAGGGGTCGGGAGCAGGATCATTCCGTTCGGATCCTGAGAGGACACACTATTCGACGGGCCGAGCGCGGTGGTCGGTGCGGCGCGCGGGTCCGGTACGGAGGCGTACGTGTCCGGCTCCTCCAGCCGCCGCCAGTGGCCCAGCGGCCAGGCGATGACGACGGCCCGTCCGACGACCCCGTCCTCCGAGACGGTGCCCCGGAACTCCTCGTCGAGGTGGAAGCGCGAGTCGGCCGAGTTCGACCGGTGGTCGCCCATCACAAAAATCCGCCCCTTCGGCACCTTCACCTCGAAGTCGAGCTTCGACGGGGGGTTGCCGGGATTCAGATACGGCTCCGTCAGCGGTACGCCGTTGACGACGACGCGCCCGTCCTGGTCGCAGCACTTCACTGTGTCGCCGCCCACGGCGACGACACGCTTGATCAGGTCCTGCTCGTCGGCGGACGGCAGCAGTCCGATGAAGGTGAGGGCCTGCTTGACCTGCTTGATCACGACGGGGTCGTCCGGGGGCGGCGTGGTCTCCTCCTGGAGCCACCCGCCGGGGTCCTTGAACACGACGACGTCGCCGCGCTGGGGGCGGGAGCCGAACCAGGGCGTCAGCTTGTCCACCAGCACCCGGTCGTCGATCCGGATCGTCTGCTCCATGGAGCCGGAGGGGATCACGAAGGCCTGGACGAGGAAGGTCTTGAGCACGAGGGCGATCAGCAGCGCCACGGTGATCAGGAGCGGGATCTCCGTCATCGCGGAGCGGCGACGACGCCGTTTCACCCTGCGGGCGAGCCTGCGCCGCTCCGCGCGCCCCGGCAGAGCGCGTCCTGTGGTGGGTCTGGTGCCTGTCGGCAGCCGGGTGTCGGACCGGTGGCCCCCGGGCCGTCCTCGGTTACCCATGGGCGCCGTCCGGGCCCCGTACGTCCCTGAAGGCGTCGGTGCCCTCCAGCGAGTCCCACCGGCCCGCCGGCCAGCCGATCCAGTCCACGCGCCCGATGACCTTGTCGACGGACACCGTGCCACCCCCGGGCTCGCCCAAGTGGTCACGTGAGTCGCGGGAGTTGCTGCGGTGGTCGCCCATCACCCAGAGGGTGCCAGAGGGTACGACGATGTCGAAGGGCACGCTCGACGGCGCGTCGCCGAAGTACAGGTACCGCTCGTCGATCGCCCGGCCGTTCACCTCGACCTTGCCCCCCTCGTCGCAGCAGACCACCCGGTCGCCCCCCACGCCGATCACGCGTTTCACGAAATCGGTCTCGGCGGGCTCGGCGAGACCGAGGGCCGAGGCCGCCCCGTGCGCCAGCCCCGTGACGGGGTTCTCCCGCGCCGGCTCCTGGACGAACGACCCGGTGCCGTCGAAGACGACCACATCACCGCGCCGCGGCTCGGTACCGAAACGGTACGCCAACTTGTTGACAAGCACCCTGTCCCCGACCTGGAGGCCCGGCTCCATGGAGCCGCTGGGGATCAGGAAGGGCTGCACGACGAAGGCGCTGAACAGCAGGAGAGAAGCCGTGCCCAGTACGCCGAGCACCGCGGCCCGGCGCCACGACAGGGCGCGCAGAAATCCCGGGAGACCCCGCATACGCACGGAGCGCGACCCCTCTTCCTTCCCTGTGGCGGGTGTGGAAGAAGGGCCGCGCTCCATGTGCTGTGGTTCGGTGTCCATCGGGCCCAGAGCTTATCCGGCCGTCCTGTGGAACCGTGCGCGAGTTCGAGCCTCGGCTCAGTTGTCGCGCTTCTCCTTGATCTTCGCAGCCTTGCCGCGCAGCTCACGGAGGTAGTAGAGCTTGGCGCGACGTACGTCACCACGGCTCACGAGCTCGATCTTCTCGAAGATCGGGCTGTGCACCGGGAAGGTGCGCTCGACGCCGACGGAGAAGGAGACCTTGCGGACCGTGAAGGTCTCACGGACACCCGAGCCCTGCCGGCGGATGACGACACCCTTGAACTGCTGGATACGGGAGCGGTTGCCCTCGATGACACGTACGTGGACGTTCACGGTGTCGCCGGGACGGAAAGCGGGGAGGTCGCTGCGGAGCGACGCCGCGTCGACGGTGTCGAGCAGGTGAGCCATGATGGTCTGCTTCCTCGCTGATGCCACAGGTCATCAACGGAATGTCGAAAGGAAAGTTCGGAGCGCCGTTCGCGTCGGGTGGGCGTCGTTCCCCCTGTGGCAGGGGCGCGCACCGGACGTACGGCAGCGGCTCATTCTTCCACGGCCTCGGGCCTGCGCCAAAATCGGCCACCGGGCTCCGGCGCCCAGCCCATGATGGACAGCATCTCGCGGTCCTTCTTGTCGAAGGCCGCCGCGTCACAACGCTCGATCATGTCGGGCCTGTTGAGGGCCGTACGACGCAGAGCCTCGTCCCGCCGCCACCTCGCGATCTTGCTGTGATGACCGCTGAGGAGAATGTCCGGAACAGCTCGCCCGCGCCACTCCGGGGGCTTCGTGTACACCGGGCCCTCCAGCAGGTCGGCCATCGCGCCAGGGGCGAACGAGTCGTCGCGATGGGACTCCGCGTTGCCCAGGACACCGGGCAGCAGCCGTGCCACGGCCTCCATGACGACCAGTACCGCCGCCTCGCCGCCCGCCAGGACGTAGTCGCCGATGGACACCTCGTACACCGGCATCCGCGTCGCGTACTCGTCGACGACGCGGCGGTCGATGCCCTCGTACCTGGCCGGGGCGAAGAGCAGCCACGGCCGCTCGGAGAGCTCGACGGCGAGTTCCTGGGTGAAGGGGCGGCCACTGGGCGTGGGAAC
The nucleotide sequence above comes from Streptomyces sp. NBC_01716. Encoded proteins:
- the lepB gene encoding signal peptidase I — its product is MSGTGRTNGGHGRLGNLLSGLAVAVGCVLFLGGFVWGAVEYQPYTVPTDSMDPTVQAGDRVLAQRISGDDVRRGDVVVFNDAQWGDMPMVKRVVGVGGDKVACCDTEGRLTVNGKAIDEPYVQKMPGGLASTTGFGATVPKGQLFLLGDERSGSLDSRVHLQDQGQGSVPRSTVTARIDAVAWPLGGLIERPDGFAALPGGVSKPGPVMLVVGSALLGALLILGGAAYGPVVRRLDRPRRTGPTGRTDGGVSTGVR
- the lepB gene encoding signal peptidase I, encoding MAVGARSGHGEPEDRPEQLAEPPLGPAGSAAETPSAGVSADMRDQVMEQPDGDPGDDGATGVKKQRSFWKELPLLIGIALLLALLIKTFLVQAFSIPSDSMQDTLQRGDRVLVDKLTPWFGAEPERGEVVVFHDPGGWLDSTQAPEPNVAQKFLSFIGLMPSSEEKDLIKRVIAVGGDTVECKKGGSVQVNGKSLDEKSYIFPGNTACDDEPFGPITVPDGRIWVMGDHRQNSLDSRYHQELPGHGTVSTDEVVGRAIVIAWPLNRLSTLPVPDTFDQSGLSAASAVATGAPAVLGVAGAVPLVFWRRRRLTRGRTAG
- the lepB gene encoding signal peptidase I, which codes for MGNRGRPGGHRSDTRLPTGTRPTTGRALPGRAERRRLARRVKRRRRRSAMTEIPLLITVALLIALVLKTFLVQAFVIPSGSMEQTIRIDDRVLVDKLTPWFGSRPQRGDVVVFKDPGGWLQEETTPPPDDPVVIKQVKQALTFIGLLPSADEQDLIKRVVAVGGDTVKCCDQDGRVVVNGVPLTEPYLNPGNPPSKLDFEVKVPKGRIFVMGDHRSNSADSRFHLDEEFRGTVSEDGVVGRAVVIAWPLGHWRRLEEPDTYASVPDPRAAPTTALGPSNSVSSQDPNGMILLPTPAELPLVMGVVGLLRLRSGQLHGVRSGCGGFGRRRTIRTR
- the lepB gene encoding signal peptidase I — its product is MDTEPQHMERGPSSTPATGKEEGSRSVRMRGLPGFLRALSWRRAAVLGVLGTASLLLFSAFVVQPFLIPSGSMEPGLQVGDRVLVNKLAYRFGTEPRRGDVVVFDGTGSFVQEPARENPVTGLAHGAASALGLAEPAETDFVKRVIGVGGDRVVCCDEGGKVEVNGRAIDERYLYFGDAPSSVPFDIVVPSGTLWVMGDHRSNSRDSRDHLGEPGGGTVSVDKVIGRVDWIGWPAGRWDSLEGTDAFRDVRGPDGAHG
- the rplS gene encoding 50S ribosomal protein L19, translating into MAHLLDTVDAASLRSDLPAFRPGDTVNVHVRVIEGNRSRIQQFKGVVIRRQGSGVRETFTVRKVSFSVGVERTFPVHSPIFEKIELVSRGDVRRAKLYYLRELRGKAAKIKEKRDN
- the trmD gene encoding tRNA (guanosine(37)-N1)-methyltransferase TrmD, with translation MRADVITIFPEYLEPLNVSLVGKARARGRLDVHVHDLRTWTYDRHNTVDDTPYGGGPGMVMKTDPWGDALDQTIADGYEAGAHRPVLVVPTPSGRPFTQELAVELSERPWLLFAPARYEGIDRRVVDEYATRMPVYEVSIGDYVLAGGEAAVLVVMEAVARLLPGVLGNAESHRDDSFAPGAMADLLEGPVYTKPPEWRGRAVPDILLSGHHSKIARWRRDEALRRTALNRPDMIERCDAAAFDKKDREMLSIMGWAPEPGGRFWRRPEAVEE